tgattttgttgttgatttaAATCATATTCCTCGTACGACTGATTGTTCACAAGACTAGTATCTTCTCTATAGTAAAATGCTGGAATGACTACCTCATCTTAATACATCAGTATAGCAGcatcggaaaaaaaaaaggtatgaaCTCCAAACTAAGCTTTCACCAAAGGATCAGCTACAGGAATGGTGTCACTATTTAGTTGTCCTCTCACTGGTCACGACCTAATTGCTTTGTTTATTAGTCCATTTCCTTGTCCTTGTTACACTTTTATCTTTAAATAATTTCTCCACTTTAGTTGTAGTCATGAGAAAAAAGAGGCTGATTAATTTAGACTAATCAGATAAGGATGTGTCCCACCAAATAGACAAGGAGAGACTAATTAGGATACTCAACAGCTCAACAGCAACTAGGGAAAAAGAAAGCATGTCTCTTCAGCAAACAAAGAAGTAAATTGTTGCTGTAATGAAAGAGAGTGCTGAGAAGATCACATTACCAAAAGGGTTTATGGATCCTCCAATAGAAATGACCTTATCTCctgcgggaaaaaaaaaaaaagaaacatcatATTAAGTTAATCATAGACAAAGAAATCAAAACGAGAAACTTATATGCTTGAAAAGACAAAAGGCCAAACTTACTGCACTCCTTTGGGTGGCAGATGCACCTCAACCCAATACCGCAATTGCCGTTAGGCTTGTCGCAATCTTTGCAAATCTCTGGTGTATGATCTGGAATATCAAAAGATATTCTTGTCCCTAGCTCATATCCTGTGTAGTTGTCTTCCTCCAAAAACCTCCTATACACCCGGCTGTAGTGTGTACAGTTCAAATCTCTTGGATGAAAACTCTGATGAATCTTATCGGCATCTGGAACTAGGACACATGAACTTTCCATTTTGAAATCCTGTTCATGAGTTTTAAAAGAAGTTAAATTGGTGCAGTTAGTGATGGGTGGTGAGATGACATGCCTGTTGTTTGAGCAGTTGAAGAGAAGGAGTGAGTTGGGTTGTGGAGGAGAGGGTAAACCAGCGGAGAGAAGTGAAGGGGAGATGTAGTGGAATGA
This genomic stretch from Tripterygium wilfordii isolate XIE 37 chromosome 22, ASM1340144v1, whole genome shotgun sequence harbors:
- the LOC119991755 gene encoding uncharacterized protein LOC119991755, with the translated sequence MQRSKKLHLLHSLLLLCFFRITCCTHATPISFCGTIPIQPPFLTPNSTFPSLLSHMIVCKSQKLFFRTSLGLCEVSDINYSSRTLTISNPPCSSSFHYISPSLLSAGLPSPPQPNSLLLFNCSNNRHVISPPITNCTNLTSFKTHEQDFKMESSCVLVPDADKIHQSFHPRDLNCTHYSRVYRRFLEEDNYTGYELGTRISFDIPDHTPEICKDCDKPNGNCGIGLRCICHPKECRDKVISIGGSINPFGNVIFSALSFITATIYFFVC